One region of Candidatus Zixiibacteriota bacterium genomic DNA includes:
- the murA gene encoding UDP-N-acetylglucosamine 1-carboxyvinyltransferase has product MDKVVIQGGTPLRGEVRASGSKNAALPVLISSLLTAEPCTYEAIPRLADISTTFKLLSGLGVAVDKEGWSEGTGRVFVRADRVTDFQAPYDLVKTMRASFLVLGPLLARFGRARVSTPGGCAIGTRPVNLHLKGLAAMGASIEQVHGYVEARSAKLKGAKIYLDIPSVGATENLMMAATLAEGTTVIENAAKEPEVEDLAIALSGMGARISGAGTDIITIEGVPELHGVTHTVIPDRIEAGSFVIAGALTGGDIVVKGVRPDHLDAFFIKLREAGVDLTVGKDAVRVRSGMRVKSVDVTTLPYPGFPTDLQAQMMVLMSVADGVSVITETIFENRFMHAQELDRMGADIRLEGNRAIVRGVRALSGAPVMATDLRASVSLVLAGLVASGTTEVARVYHLDRGYERIEQKLSQLGADIRRVRA; this is encoded by the coding sequence ATGGACAAAGTCGTCATTCAAGGCGGGACGCCTTTGAGAGGCGAGGTGCGGGCCAGCGGCTCGAAAAACGCGGCCCTGCCCGTGTTGATTTCTTCCCTCCTGACCGCGGAGCCCTGTACTTACGAGGCGATTCCCCGCCTCGCCGACATCAGCACCACCTTCAAGCTTCTTTCCGGTCTGGGGGTCGCCGTCGACAAGGAGGGCTGGAGCGAGGGAACCGGGAGGGTCTTCGTGCGCGCGGATCGGGTAACCGACTTCCAGGCGCCGTACGACCTCGTGAAAACCATGCGGGCTTCGTTTCTGGTTCTGGGTCCGCTGCTCGCCCGCTTCGGGCGGGCGCGGGTTTCCACGCCCGGCGGCTGCGCCATCGGCACGCGGCCGGTCAACCTGCATCTCAAGGGACTGGCTGCGATGGGCGCTTCGATCGAGCAGGTTCACGGGTACGTCGAAGCTCGGTCCGCGAAGCTCAAGGGCGCAAAGATCTACCTCGACATCCCCTCGGTCGGAGCCACGGAAAATCTCATGATGGCCGCGACCCTCGCCGAGGGGACGACGGTGATCGAGAACGCGGCCAAGGAGCCGGAGGTCGAGGACCTGGCAATCGCCCTTTCGGGCATGGGGGCCCGAATCAGCGGCGCCGGCACCGACATCATCACCATCGAGGGAGTGCCGGAGCTGCACGGCGTCACCCACACGGTGATCCCTGATCGGATCGAAGCCGGAAGCTTCGTCATCGCCGGAGCCCTGACCGGCGGCGACATCGTGGTGAAGGGCGTGCGGCCGGATCACCTGGACGCTTTTTTCATCAAGCTCAGGGAAGCAGGGGTCGACCTGACGGTCGGGAAGGACGCCGTGCGCGTGAGAAGCGGCATGCGGGTGAAGAGCGTCGACGTGACCACCCTCCCGTATCCCGGGTTCCCCACGGATCTGCAGGCGCAGATGATGGTTTTGATGTCGGTCGCCGACGGCGTCAGCGTGATCACGGAAACGATCTTCGAGAACCGGTTCATGCACGCCCAGGAGCTGGACCGGATGGGGGCCGACATCCGCCTGGAGGGAAACCGAGCGATCGTGAGAGGTGTCCGAGCGCTTTCCGGAGCGCCAGTCATGGCGACCGACTTGCGCGCCAGCGTATCCCTCGTTCTCGCCGGTCTGGTGGCCAGCGGCACCACCGAGGTCGCCCGGGTCTATCACCTCGACCGCGGATACGAGAGGATCGAGCAAAAGCTCTCTCAGCTGGGAGCCGATATCAGACGCGTCCGGGCATAG
- the prmC gene encoding peptide chain release factor N(5)-glutamine methyltransferase has translation MIGPAASVRGLLAEGGRRLAAAGIESALLDAELLLGEALGWTKERLCTDRNARVRPEERFRYEQLIGRRLRREPLAYIVGRKEFWSLEFRVTPSVLVPRPETELLVEIAVVLASSLESERELRVLDIGTGAGVIAVAVAKEISRARVWATDISEDALEVARDNARRHGVADRIRLARGDLFGALDADAGPFHLIVSNPPYVRRSDIAGLAPEIADWEPRVALDGGADGLDFYRRIFDDARGYLAQGGFLALEIGSGMAGPVGELIESARVYGRPAVYRDSSGLERVLVARRPTAET, from the coding sequence ATGATCGGCCCCGCAGCATCGGTCCGCGGGCTTCTGGCGGAGGGCGGGAGGCGCCTGGCGGCGGCCGGCATCGAAAGCGCTTTGCTCGACGCCGAGCTCCTTCTCGGGGAAGCGCTCGGATGGACGAAAGAAAGGCTCTGCACGGACCGCAACGCAAGAGTCCGCCCGGAAGAGCGGTTCCGATACGAGCAACTCATCGGCCGCCGACTCAGGCGCGAGCCTCTCGCTTATATCGTGGGTCGAAAAGAATTCTGGTCCCTCGAATTCCGGGTGACTCCCTCCGTGTTGGTTCCCCGGCCCGAAACGGAGCTCCTCGTGGAGATCGCCGTCGTGCTGGCGAGCTCGCTCGAATCGGAGCGGGAGCTCCGCGTGCTCGACATCGGCACCGGTGCCGGGGTGATCGCGGTGGCGGTCGCTAAAGAAATCAGCCGGGCGCGCGTCTGGGCGACCGACATTTCCGAGGATGCGCTCGAGGTCGCCCGCGACAATGCCCGCCGCCACGGCGTCGCCGATCGTATCCGGCTCGCCAGGGGCGACCTCTTCGGCGCGCTCGACGCAGATGCCGGCCCGTTCCACTTGATCGTTTCCAATCCGCCTTACGTTCGCCGCAGCGACATCGCCGGGCTGGCTCCGGAAATCGCCGACTGGGAGCCGAGGGTTGCCCTGGACGGCGGCGCCGATGGTCTGGACTTCTATCGGCGGATCTTCGACGATGCCCGCGGCTATCTGGCACAGGGCGGGTTCCTGGCGCTGGAGATCGGTTCTGGAATGGCGGGTCCGGTCGGAGAGCTCATCGAGTCGGCGCGTGTCTACGGCAGGCCCGCCGTGTATCGGGACAGCTCTGGCCTAGAGAGGGTCCTGGTCGCGCGCCGGCCCACGGCCGAAACATAG
- the prfA gene encoding peptide chain release factor 1: MLDKLAEVEKRYVELEGLMSDPKLLSQQREYSKIAKERSELEEIVRCFREWRKVEREIEQNRQLLDEKDDALRELAKEELAALRARKAELENRLRILILPRDPNDAKNVILEIRAGTGGEEAALFAAELFRMYARYAESRGWRVEMMSSNPTGLGGFKEIIASIEGAGAYSRLKFEGGVHRVQRVPVTEASGRIHTSTVTVAVLPEADEVEVEIDPKDLRVDVFRSSGPGGQSVNTTDSAVRITHLPTGIVVSCQDEKSQHKNRAKGMKILRARLLEKKLEEQRSEIAASRRMMVGSGDRSERIRTYNFPQGRVTDHRINLTLYKLDRVMEGEIDELVDGLITHYQAEALKATA, encoded by the coding sequence ATGCTCGATAAACTGGCGGAAGTCGAGAAACGATACGTGGAGCTGGAAGGTCTCATGTCCGACCCCAAGCTCCTCAGTCAGCAGCGGGAGTATTCCAAGATCGCCAAGGAGCGGTCTGAGCTCGAGGAAATCGTGCGGTGCTTCAGGGAATGGCGCAAGGTGGAGCGGGAGATTGAGCAGAACCGCCAGCTGCTCGATGAAAAGGACGATGCTTTGCGGGAGCTCGCCAAGGAAGAGCTGGCGGCGTTGCGCGCCCGAAAGGCGGAGCTCGAAAACCGCCTTCGGATTCTCATCCTGCCCAGAGATCCCAATGACGCCAAGAACGTTATCCTCGAGATCCGGGCCGGCACCGGCGGGGAGGAGGCCGCGCTTTTTGCCGCGGAGCTGTTCCGGATGTACGCGCGCTACGCGGAATCGCGGGGCTGGCGGGTCGAGATGATGAGCTCCAATCCGACCGGTCTCGGAGGCTTCAAAGAAATCATCGCCAGCATCGAAGGCGCCGGAGCCTACAGCCGGCTCAAGTTCGAGGGTGGCGTGCACCGGGTGCAGCGCGTTCCCGTGACCGAAGCCTCGGGACGGATCCACACCTCGACGGTCACGGTGGCGGTTCTGCCGGAAGCCGACGAGGTCGAGGTCGAGATCGATCCGAAGGATCTGCGCGTGGACGTTTTCCGTTCCTCGGGACCCGGAGGGCAGAGCGTCAACACTACGGATTCCGCGGTCCGGATCACACATCTTCCCACCGGCATCGTGGTTTCCTGTCAGGACGAGAAGTCGCAGCACAAGAACCGCGCCAAGGGAATGAAGATCCTGAGAGCGAGGTTGCTGGAAAAGAAGCTGGAAGAACAGCGCTCCGAGATCGCGGCTTCCCGGCGCATGATGGTCGGGAGCGGAGACCGCAGCGAACGGATCCGCACCTATAATTTTCCGCAGGGCCGGGTGACCGACCACCGCATCAATCTGACGCTTTACAAGCTGGACCGCGTGATGGAGGGGGAGATCGACGAGCTGGTGGACGGGCTGATCACGCACTATCAGGCTGAGGCCCTCAAGGCGACGGCATAA
- the rpmE gene encoding 50S ribosomal protein L31: MKPGIHPEYKAAQVICACGHVVETRSTVSKIHVDICSNCHPFFTGKQKLVDSAGRVEKFRKKYGIKE; encoded by the coding sequence ATGAAACCGGGAATTCATCCGGAATACAAGGCGGCACAGGTGATCTGCGCCTGCGGGCATGTTGTCGAAACCCGCTCCACGGTGAGCAAGATCCACGTCGATATCTGCTCCAATTGCCACCCTTTCTTCACTGGCAAGCAGAAACTGGTCGATTCCGCGGGTCGCGTCGAGAAGTTCAGAAAGAAGTACGGCATCAAAGAGTAA
- a CDS encoding ATP-binding protein, with protein MAKNEEVLSTRSDPHLPPVPLSVEATELDFGFLADLALKTVYADTNCTTERASQKLKLPMPLTEQLLQHLYREKFVEIRGLISYGNNRYAMLDRGWQRAQRLLEINGYIGPAPVSLAAYSKMIVEQSASHENIPPRAVQAALSGLVLPDATVQTLGLVVNSRRSLFLTGPSGNGKTTIATALHQAQSGEIWIPYAVEVDGQIIKVFDLHNHVPVDPPEQRYDERWVRIKRPIVVVGGEMTIETMDLIYSETVHFYEAPFQMKANGGTLVIDDFGRQRVEPHDLLNRWIIPLEGRVDYLTLHTGKKIEVPFEQLLIFATNLDPKDLVDDAFLRRMGYRLFINQPNQELYGKIYRNYVEGQGLNYDPAHLEFLFQRYKEENRPLRGCEPRDLIQRCLDICAYENRPREISIDLLALAWSNYFGARPASR; from the coding sequence ATGGCCAAGAACGAAGAGGTCCTCTCGACCCGGTCCGATCCCCACCTTCCCCCGGTTCCGTTGTCCGTGGAAGCCACGGAGCTCGATTTCGGCTTCCTCGCAGACCTCGCCCTCAAGACCGTTTACGCCGACACCAATTGCACCACCGAACGGGCGTCCCAGAAGCTCAAGCTTCCGATGCCGCTGACCGAACAGTTGTTGCAGCACCTGTATCGCGAGAAGTTCGTCGAGATCCGCGGCCTGATCAGCTACGGCAACAACCGTTACGCGATGCTCGACCGGGGCTGGCAGCGGGCCCAGCGGCTGCTCGAGATCAACGGCTATATCGGGCCCGCTCCCGTCTCGCTCGCCGCCTATTCGAAGATGATCGTCGAACAGAGCGCGAGCCACGAAAACATCCCGCCCCGAGCGGTTCAGGCCGCGTTGTCGGGACTGGTTCTCCCCGACGCCACGGTTCAAACGCTCGGCCTGGTCGTCAACTCCCGGCGAAGCCTGTTTTTGACCGGACCCTCGGGAAACGGCAAGACGACCATCGCCACCGCGTTGCACCAGGCGCAGTCGGGAGAGATCTGGATCCCGTACGCGGTAGAGGTCGACGGACAGATCATCAAGGTCTTCGACCTTCACAACCACGTGCCGGTGGACCCACCGGAGCAACGTTACGATGAGCGCTGGGTGCGGATCAAACGCCCCATCGTGGTCGTCGGCGGGGAAATGACCATCGAAACCATGGACCTCATCTACAGCGAGACGGTGCACTTCTACGAGGCGCCGTTTCAGATGAAGGCCAACGGCGGGACCCTGGTGATCGACGACTTCGGCCGCCAGCGAGTCGAGCCTCACGACCTTCTCAACCGCTGGATCATTCCGCTCGAGGGGCGGGTCGATTATCTCACGCTCCACACGGGAAAAAAGATCGAGGTGCCCTTCGAGCAGCTGCTCATCTTCGCTACGAACCTCGACCCCAAGGATCTGGTCGACGACGCCTTTCTGCGCCGGATGGGATACCGCCTCTTCATCAACCAGCCGAACCAGGAGCTGTACGGGAAGATCTACCGGAACTACGTGGAGGGGCAGGGGCTCAACTACGACCCGGCTCACCTCGAGTTCCTCTTCCAACGCTATAAAGAGGAAAATCGACCGCTGCGGGGCTGCGAGCCGCGCGATCTGATCCAGCGCTGCCTGGATATCTGCGCCTACGAAAACCGCCCGCGCGAGATTTCCATCGATCTGCTCGCGCTCGCCTGGTCGAACTACTTCGGCGCCCGGCCGGCGTCGCGCTGA
- a CDS encoding UbiD family decarboxylase: protein MAYSDLHEHLNRLDAAGYLRRVRRLINKDTELHPLVRWQYRGGIPEEDRKAWLFENVTDAKGRRYDFPVVVGALAGNPAIYFIGMGCKSADEMDEKWRRALSQPIAPVIVREGRCQEVVHSGRDLEREGFGLDKFPVPISTPGFDNGPYTTCSHWFTRDPETGIQNVGNYRGQIKSRTRVGVFPSGLGQDIYLHWKKAQEKGQPLPAALVLGAPPVVSYVSVQKVSYGVDEIGVAGALAGEPIPMVRCKTVDIMVPADAEIVIEGNLNTEWIEPEGPFGESHGYMHPRQLNPFMDVTAITHRRDAIYVSWLSQLTPSESSVIRKIGYDRLMLVHLRDECRIQSVLRVEMHEPLTNTYKLVIIQMRRPSEAEVWRALHAACSFHPGVGKIVVAVDEDIDPSNEAAVFWAMCYRMKPHRDVHIVGGMEKGHAPPFLYKHETLGTDVVSYHLPADESAMLCNAIQKEPFPPVSLPKREYMEKAREIWEELGLPKLRPQMPWFGYSLGQWDEELDEEARLAVEGRYFETGEKLKAGRVKAK from the coding sequence ATGGCCTACTCAGACCTTCACGAACACCTGAACAGGCTCGACGCCGCCGGCTATCTGCGGCGCGTCCGACGCCTCATCAACAAGGACACCGAGCTCCATCCGCTCGTGCGCTGGCAATACCGCGGCGGCATTCCCGAGGAAGACCGCAAGGCCTGGCTTTTCGAGAACGTCACCGATGCAAAGGGCCGACGCTATGACTTTCCCGTGGTCGTAGGCGCCCTCGCCGGCAATCCCGCGATCTACTTCATCGGGATGGGCTGCAAGAGCGCGGACGAGATGGACGAAAAGTGGCGGCGCGCGCTTTCCCAGCCGATTGCGCCGGTGATCGTCCGGGAAGGGCGCTGCCAGGAGGTGGTGCACTCCGGACGCGACCTCGAACGGGAGGGCTTCGGCCTGGACAAATTCCCGGTGCCCATCTCGACGCCCGGGTTCGACAACGGGCCCTACACCACGTGCTCCCACTGGTTCACCCGCGATCCGGAAACCGGGATCCAGAATGTCGGCAACTACCGCGGGCAGATCAAGTCGCGCACCCGCGTCGGCGTCTTTCCGTCCGGACTGGGCCAGGACATCTACCTCCACTGGAAAAAAGCCCAGGAGAAAGGGCAGCCGCTGCCCGCGGCTCTGGTGCTCGGTGCGCCGCCCGTGGTTTCTTACGTTTCGGTGCAGAAGGTCTCTTACGGCGTGGACGAGATCGGGGTCGCGGGCGCGCTGGCCGGCGAACCGATTCCGATGGTCAGGTGCAAGACCGTGGACATAATGGTCCCTGCAGATGCCGAAATCGTGATCGAGGGGAACCTCAACACCGAGTGGATCGAGCCCGAAGGACCGTTCGGGGAATCGCACGGTTACATGCATCCGCGCCAGCTCAATCCTTTCATGGACGTCACCGCGATCACCCACCGCAGGGACGCGATCTATGTATCCTGGCTGAGCCAGCTGACCCCGAGCGAGTCCTCGGTGATCCGGAAGATCGGCTACGACCGGCTCATGCTGGTCCACCTCCGCGACGAATGCCGCATCCAGAGCGTGCTTCGCGTCGAGATGCACGAGCCGTTGACCAACACCTACAAGCTCGTGATCATCCAGATGCGCCGACCGAGCGAAGCGGAGGTCTGGCGCGCCCTGCACGCCGCGTGCTCGTTCCACCCGGGAGTGGGAAAGATCGTGGTCGCCGTGGACGAGGACATCGATCCCTCCAACGAAGCTGCCGTGTTCTGGGCGATGTGCTACCGCATGAAGCCGCACCGGGACGTGCACATCGTCGGAGGGATGGAAAAGGGGCACGCTCCGCCGTTTCTGTACAAGCACGAGACGCTCGGCACCGACGTGGTGTCGTATCATCTGCCGGCCGACGAGTCCGCGATGCTCTGCAACGCCATTCAGAAGGAGCCTTTCCCTCCGGTTTCTCTGCCGAAGCGGGAATACATGGAAAAAGCGCGCGAGATCTGGGAGGAGCTGGGCCTGCCGAAGCTGCGCCCGCAGATGCCCTGGTTCGGTTATTCCCTCGGCCAGTGGGACGAGGAGCTGGACGAGGAGGCCCGGCTGGCGGTGGAAGGGCGCTACTTCGAGACCGGAGAAAAGCTCAAGGCGGGTCGGGTCAAGGCAAAGTAG
- a CDS encoding ABC transporter substrate-binding protein has protein sequence MEKERLEAALVAAVLLFLSTSAIAQERLSIIYSQFTMTNSITWFAREAGLFERHGLAADLIYVDSSPAVQALTAGQAPIATMSGGLAAGPYLNGLDVVMLAGWCNLLSYQLVTRPEIRRPEDLRGKVVGIGRFGAAADWGLRLILRKLGINENRDVQIIQAGGGGPATRLAAMEAKKFDATVLDPPQTIQARRLGFRSLADGIELGIPFLQGGLVTRRVYIRSHEDIVRRVVRVVTEAIHYAKTNREAALKVMQKYLHLRDREALDEAYDSFVVKQFPKAPYAAPAAVQTIFDLAAARDPRARNADPQGFLDMRFVRELEQSGAIDRLYAR, from the coding sequence ATGGAAAAAGAGAGGCTGGAGGCCGCGCTCGTCGCGGCGGTCCTTCTGTTTTTGTCCACGTCGGCGATCGCCCAAGAACGGCTCAGCATCATTTACAGCCAGTTTACGATGACCAATTCGATTACCTGGTTCGCCCGGGAAGCCGGTCTTTTCGAGCGCCACGGTCTGGCCGCGGACCTGATCTACGTCGACTCCAGCCCGGCGGTGCAGGCGTTGACCGCGGGCCAGGCGCCGATCGCCACCATGTCCGGCGGACTGGCGGCGGGTCCTTATTTGAACGGGCTGGACGTCGTCATGCTTGCCGGCTGGTGCAACCTGCTCTCCTACCAGCTCGTCACGCGTCCCGAGATTCGCCGGCCCGAGGATCTGCGCGGGAAGGTGGTGGGTATCGGCCGTTTCGGTGCCGCGGCCGACTGGGGGCTTCGCCTGATTCTACGCAAGCTCGGCATCAATGAGAACCGCGACGTCCAGATCATCCAGGCCGGGGGCGGCGGGCCGGCCACCCGCCTGGCCGCTATGGAAGCAAAAAAGTTCGATGCGACCGTCCTCGATCCGCCCCAAACGATTCAGGCCCGGCGGCTAGGGTTCCGCTCCTTGGCCGACGGCATTGAGCTCGGCATTCCGTTTCTTCAGGGTGGGCTGGTGACCCGGCGCGTCTACATCCGATCGCACGAGGATATCGTCCGGCGAGTCGTCCGGGTGGTGACGGAAGCGATTCACTACGCCAAGACAAACCGCGAAGCGGCGCTCAAGGTCATGCAAAAGTACCTGCACCTGCGGGATCGCGAGGCGCTCGACGAGGCGTACGATTCCTTTGTCGTCAAGCAGTTTCCCAAGGCCCCGTACGCGGCGCCCGCGGCGGTCCAGACCATCTTCGATCTCGCCGCGGCGCGCGACCCACGGGCCAGGAACGCCGATCCGCAGGGGTTCCTCGACATGCGCTTCGTCCGAGAGCTGGAGCAGAGCGGCGCCATCGACCGGCTCTACGCGCGTTGA
- the recN gene encoding DNA repair protein RecN yields the protein MLRELRIKNFAVIDELSLELSAGLNVLTGETGAGKSIILSALGLVTGERVGSEIIRHGEEEASVEALFDELPQAAAARLTEAGCEVGEELIVKRVVSRSGKNRVYLGGSLSPLALLAEVGRSLVHVYGQHEHHTLLHPEAHLQLLDAYGGLAAAAAEHAGRFRALAEAWEAVAKARALLEQRRRQRGMLEAQVEEIEKAQLRPGEEEELVLQKSILANAERLYQGCLEGEDLLYEGEDALISRVGRYANKLRELARIDASLQPAVDLLAAAMAHLEEANGELRRYGERVAFEPGALERLEDRLAEIQRLKRKYGGAVPDILRVCNELRAELEALDRGEEELPELEKKLEAARSAAWKSAEALSLERRRLAGRMQKELERECRSLGMPGTIFQVRFLEASEKTDEPPFVMHGRKITEKGADQVEFYFSPNPGEPPKPLARTASGGELSRLMLAIKSLVLLPGDIPTLLFDEVDAGIGGAIAEVVGKKLKQVASTHQVLCVTHLPQIAALADSHHAVRKEVRRGRTSTRVEKLDESRRIEEIARMLGGIKITERTRRHAEEMVRGR from the coding sequence GATCGACGAGCTGTCGCTCGAGCTGTCGGCCGGGTTGAACGTGCTCACCGGCGAGACCGGGGCCGGGAAGTCCATTATTCTGAGCGCGCTGGGATTGGTGACGGGCGAGCGCGTCGGCTCCGAAATCATCCGCCACGGCGAGGAGGAGGCGAGCGTCGAGGCGCTGTTCGACGAGCTGCCGCAAGCCGCAGCGGCACGCCTGACGGAGGCGGGTTGCGAAGTCGGCGAAGAGCTGATCGTCAAGCGCGTGGTGAGCCGGTCGGGGAAAAATCGCGTTTATCTGGGCGGAAGCCTTTCTCCCCTTGCTTTGCTCGCGGAGGTCGGTCGCTCGTTGGTGCATGTTTACGGCCAGCACGAGCACCACACGTTGCTTCACCCCGAAGCGCACCTGCAGCTGCTCGACGCTTACGGAGGGCTCGCCGCCGCGGCGGCGGAACATGCCGGACGCTTCCGCGCTCTGGCGGAGGCCTGGGAGGCCGTTGCGAAGGCGCGCGCCTTGCTGGAGCAGCGTCGGCGGCAAAGGGGGATGCTGGAAGCGCAGGTGGAGGAGATCGAAAAGGCGCAGCTCCGTCCCGGAGAAGAGGAGGAGCTCGTGCTTCAGAAGAGCATCCTCGCCAACGCGGAACGGCTCTACCAGGGATGCCTGGAAGGCGAGGATTTGCTGTACGAAGGCGAGGACGCGCTGATCAGCCGCGTGGGGAGATACGCCAACAAGTTGCGCGAGCTCGCCAGGATCGACGCCTCCCTCCAACCGGCGGTCGACCTCCTTGCCGCCGCGATGGCCCATCTGGAAGAAGCCAACGGAGAGCTGCGCCGCTACGGCGAGCGGGTGGCATTCGAGCCCGGGGCTCTGGAGCGGCTCGAGGACCGCCTGGCGGAAATTCAGCGCCTCAAGCGGAAGTACGGCGGAGCGGTCCCGGACATCCTGCGCGTCTGTAACGAGCTGCGCGCGGAGCTCGAGGCGCTCGACCGCGGCGAGGAAGAGCTGCCCGAGCTGGAAAAAAAGCTGGAGGCCGCCCGGAGCGCCGCGTGGAAGAGCGCTGAAGCTCTGTCGCTGGAGCGGCGCAGGCTTGCCGGCCGCATGCAGAAGGAGCTGGAGCGCGAGTGCAGGAGCCTCGGCATGCCGGGGACGATCTTCCAGGTGCGCTTCCTTGAAGCTTCCGAGAAGACCGACGAGCCGCCTTTTGTGATGCACGGCAGGAAAATCACGGAAAAGGGAGCCGACCAGGTGGAGTTCTATTTCTCGCCCAACCCCGGCGAGCCGCCGAAGCCGCTTGCCAGGACGGCCTCCGGCGGCGAGCTCTCCCGCCTGATGCTCGCGATCAAATCTCTGGTCCTCCTTCCCGGCGACATCCCCACGCTCCTTTTCGACGAGGTCGACGCCGGTATCGGCGGGGCCATCGCCGAGGTCGTGGGCAAGAAGCTCAAGCAGGTCGCTTCCACCCATCAAGTGCTCTGCGTGACCCATCTGCCGCAGATCGCCGCGCTCGCGGACTCGCACCACGCGGTGCGAAAGGAGGTTCGGCGGGGCAGGACGAGCACGCGGGTGGAAAAGCTGGACGAATCCCGGCGGATCGAGGAGATCGCGCGGATGCTCGGAGGGATCAAGATCACCGAAAGGACCCGCCGGCACGCCGAGGAGATGGTCCGCGGGCGGTGA